From Staphylococcus sp. M0911, a single genomic window includes:
- a CDS encoding metalloregulator ArsR/SmtB family transcription factor — translation MTEKYIDLSDQHTLERVTDIFKALSDINRIRIMELLASGEASVGHISHSLSLSQSNVSHQLKLLKSVKLVKSKRQGQSMIYSLDDQHVSTLLKQAIHHASHPIEGEK, via the coding sequence ATGACTGAAAAGTATATAGACCTATCTGATCAACATACCTTGGAACGTGTGACAGATATTTTTAAAGCTTTAAGTGATATTAATCGAATTAGAATTATGGAGTTATTAGCGTCAGGTGAAGCAAGTGTTGGTCACATTTCTCATTCATTGTCGTTATCCCAATCTAATGTGTCCCATCAACTAAAACTTTTAAAATCAGTAAAACTTGTGAAATCAAAACGTCAAGGTCAAAGTATGATTTATTCTTTAGATGACCAACATGTTTCTACTCTATTGAAACAAGCTATTCATCATGCGAGCCACCCTATAGAAGGTGAAAAATAA
- a CDS encoding NAD(P)-binding oxidoreductase — MSILIIGANGGVGSKLVDQLKDDNVDFTAGVRKDEQVKALEDNGIKALNIDVEKDSIEDLKNKFKKFDKVIFSVGSGGSTGADKTIYVDLDGAVKTIKASEEADIKHYVMVSTYDSRREAFDQSGDLKPYTIAKHYADDYLRHSNLNYTIVHPGGLKDDQGTGQIKADLYFDSYGSIPREDVASVLKHVITSDKFSKQEFQIVSGNESINDALKSYE, encoded by the coding sequence ATGAGTATTTTGATTATAGGCGCAAATGGCGGCGTGGGTTCTAAATTGGTTGATCAATTAAAAGATGATAATGTTGATTTTACTGCAGGTGTTAGAAAAGATGAACAAGTTAAAGCATTAGAGGATAATGGTATTAAAGCTTTAAATATTGATGTCGAAAAAGATAGTATTGAAGATTTAAAGAATAAGTTTAAAAAGTTTGATAAAGTCATTTTCTCAGTAGGTTCTGGCGGTAGTACAGGAGCGGATAAAACAATATATGTAGATTTAGATGGTGCAGTAAAAACAATTAAAGCAAGTGAAGAAGCGGATATTAAGCATTATGTAATGGTTTCAACATACGATTCAAGAAGAGAAGCATTTGATCAAAGTGGCGACTTAAAACCATATACTATCGCTAAGCACTATGCGGATGATTATTTAAGACATTCTAATTTAAATTATACTATTGTGCATCCAGGTGGCCTTAAAGATGACCAAGGTACAGGACAAATAAAAGCAGATTTATATTTTGACAGTTATGGTTCCATACCACGTGAAGATGTAGCCAGTGTATTAAAACATGTAATAACTTCAGATAAATTTAGCAAACAAGAATTTCAAATTGTATCTGGTAATGAATCCATTAATGATGCATTAAAATCTTA